The proteins below are encoded in one region of Sporosarcina sp. FSL K6-1508:
- a CDS encoding GMC family oxidoreductase, producing the protein MATTLDKVDVVTVGVGWTGGIIAAECAKAGLKVVGLERGKERSTVDFSRIHDEYRYAMRYDLMQDLSKETITFRNHQKMRALPMRQMGSFLLGEGLGGSGTHWNGQTWRFLPYDFEIKSMTEKKYGKNKLSADYLLQDWGITYDELEPYFDKFEKTAGLSGEAKNPFAGKRSSDYPTPPMKKTPILKKFEKATSNLGYTPFMLPSANLSEAYTNPDGESISACQYCGFCERFGCEYGAKTSPEITVIPTARKTGKFDVRFHANVVEVLKKGNKVTGVKYIDNQTGEEYIQPAEVVVLTSYVMNNAKLLMVSGIGEQYNPQTQKGTLGKNYAYQILPGATGFFDEQMNVFMGAGSLGMTIDDLNGDNFDHSDLDFIHGGSISMTQTGTRPIQTNPVPPDTPIWGPEFKKASIHNYTRTLNVSTEGASMPHKENFMSLDPDYKDAYGVPLLQLTYNFTDQDRNLHKYLIEKTTAIMQEMGAKTVMAGNPITDYDIVPYQTTHNTGGTIMGASPDNSVVNNYLQHWDAENLFVVGAGNFAHNSGYNPTGTVGALAYRAAEGILKYSKAGGSLV; encoded by the coding sequence ATGGCAACAACATTGGATAAAGTAGATGTCGTTACAGTAGGTGTTGGATGGACAGGTGGTATCATTGCTGCTGAATGTGCAAAAGCAGGACTGAAGGTTGTCGGATTGGAACGTGGAAAGGAACGAAGTACAGTAGACTTTTCGAGGATACATGATGAGTATCGTTATGCAATGCGTTATGATCTGATGCAAGATTTATCGAAAGAAACAATTACCTTTAGGAATCACCAAAAAATGAGGGCATTACCTATGCGACAAATGGGATCTTTTCTTCTTGGGGAAGGACTCGGAGGATCGGGGACGCATTGGAATGGACAAACATGGCGATTTTTGCCTTACGATTTCGAAATCAAATCAATGACAGAAAAGAAATATGGAAAAAACAAACTATCAGCTGACTACTTACTTCAAGATTGGGGCATTACCTATGATGAGCTAGAGCCTTATTTTGACAAATTTGAAAAGACTGCGGGTTTATCAGGTGAAGCCAAAAATCCTTTCGCGGGGAAACGTTCTTCTGATTACCCAACACCACCAATGAAAAAAACACCTATCCTGAAAAAATTTGAAAAGGCAACAAGTAATCTCGGATATACACCTTTCATGTTACCATCAGCAAACTTGTCGGAGGCCTATACAAATCCAGACGGTGAATCAATATCAGCATGCCAATACTGTGGATTTTGCGAACGGTTTGGTTGTGAATACGGAGCAAAGACATCACCGGAAATTACGGTCATTCCAACAGCAAGGAAAACCGGGAAATTTGATGTCCGTTTCCATGCAAATGTTGTAGAAGTTTTGAAAAAAGGTAATAAAGTGACGGGCGTAAAGTATATCGATAACCAAACTGGAGAAGAGTATATCCAACCTGCAGAAGTTGTTGTGCTTACGAGTTATGTCATGAACAACGCAAAACTTTTAATGGTGTCAGGCATTGGGGAACAGTACAATCCACAGACGCAAAAAGGTACCCTTGGCAAAAACTATGCCTACCAAATCCTTCCTGGCGCTACAGGGTTTTTCGATGAACAGATGAATGTATTTATGGGTGCCGGATCTCTTGGTATGACAATAGATGATCTGAACGGGGATAACTTTGACCACAGTGATCTGGATTTCATTCACGGCGGGAGTATCTCCATGACTCAGACCGGTACACGCCCGATTCAGACGAACCCGGTGCCGCCAGACACACCGATCTGGGGTCCCGAGTTTAAGAAAGCCTCTATTCATAACTATACAAGGACACTTAACGTCTCAACAGAAGGGGCTTCGATGCCGCACAAAGAAAACTTTATGTCGCTCGACCCGGATTACAAAGATGCATACGGCGTTCCATTACTCCAGTTGACGTACAATTTTACTGACCAAGATCGAAATTTACACAAGTATTTAATTGAAAAGACAACTGCTATTATGCAAGAGATGGGCGCGAAGACAGTCATGGCCGGAAATCCAATTACAGATTATGATATTGTTCCGTATCAAACAACCCATAATACAGGTGGAACTATTATGGGAGCGAGCCCGGATAATAGTGTTGTCAACAATTACTTGCAACATTGGGACGCTGAAAACCTATTTGTTGTTGGCGCTGGAAACTTTGCGCATAACAGCGGCTACAATCCTACAGGAACAGTGGGTGCACTTGCTTATCGCGCAGCAGAAGGAATTCTTAAATATAGTAAAGCCGGTGGGTCACTTGTGTGA
- the tatC gene encoding twin-arginine translocase subunit TatC, whose product MDPYGDHNRKIVSPLDKAHIVIEEDKVDSEIEVSASKTENEANESVLEDDPTLVDHLTDLRKQLVKSAAVFLFFLIAVFLSINLWFPHITRGHELIILGPLEVVKFYMSISTAIAFGLSIPFLCHFLWQFVKPGLNEREGRFLSLYSPVMLLLFLVGVSFGYFVVNPLSYNFLVSLGAVNFNVMVSAQEYISFLLMTTMPIGILFELPIVALFLAAIGLLTAESMKKVRKWSYLAIAIISALITPPDFISQLIVLIPMVLLYEASIFIVLYTERKNTVTN is encoded by the coding sequence ATGGATCCATATGGAGATCACAATCGAAAAATTGTCAGTCCACTTGATAAAGCCCATATTGTAATTGAGGAAGACAAAGTAGACAGCGAAATTGAAGTAAGTGCCAGTAAGACAGAAAATGAAGCGAATGAATCGGTGTTGGAAGATGATCCTACTCTTGTCGATCATCTCACAGACTTGAGAAAACAGCTCGTCAAAAGTGCGGCTGTTTTCCTTTTCTTTCTCATCGCAGTGTTTTTGAGTATCAATCTCTGGTTCCCGCATATTACCCGCGGTCATGAGCTGATCATACTTGGACCTCTCGAAGTCGTGAAGTTTTATATGTCGATTTCAACGGCTATTGCGTTCGGGCTGTCAATTCCTTTTCTCTGTCATTTTCTCTGGCAATTTGTAAAACCAGGACTTAACGAAAGAGAAGGTCGGTTTCTGAGTTTGTACTCGCCCGTCATGTTGCTACTCTTTCTTGTAGGCGTGTCATTCGGTTACTTTGTAGTTAATCCACTTAGTTATAATTTTCTTGTCTCGTTAGGGGCAGTGAATTTTAATGTAATGGTGTCGGCGCAGGAATACATCAGTTTCTTGCTTATGACGACAATGCCGATTGGAATATTATTTGAGTTGCCTATAGTTGCGCTGTTCTTGGCGGCAATCGGATTACTCACTGCGGAATCTATGAAAAAAGTACGGAAATGGTCGTATCTAGCCATCGCGATCATTTCAGCTTTGATCACACCACCGGATTTTATAAGCCAACTCATTGTTTTAATTCCAATGGTATTGCTTTACGAAGCGAGTATCTTTATCGTTTTGTATACAGAGCGGAAAAACACAGTAACGAATTAA
- a CDS encoding betaine/proline/choline family ABC transporter ATP-binding protein (Members of the family are the ATP-binding subunit of ABC transporters for substrates such as betaine, L-proline or other amino acids, choline, carnitine, etc. The substrate specificity is best determined from the substrate-binding subunit, rather than this subunit, as it interacts with the permease subunit and not with substrate directly.) — protein MLEFKNVSKIYAGGKKAVDKLDLFINAGEFIVFIGPSGCGKTTTMKMINRLVKPTEGKILINGENIMEKNIVQLRRSIGYVIQQIGLFPHMTIRENIALVPRLMKKSVEERNSKADELIKLVNMPEEFLERYPHELSGGQQQRIGVLRALAADPPLILMDEPFGALDPITRDSLQAEFKHLQKALGKTIIFVTHDMDEAIKLADRIVIMKAGKVVQMGTPDEILRNPANEFVEDFIGKDRLLQAQQHIQTVGQIMNPNPISISTGGTLSEAVQLMRGRRVDSLLVVDENNVLKGLLNVEMIDRGRNMETSVGEVMSTELTVVQEDTLLREATRNILIRGLKYVAVVDEERRLVGLITRTNLVDIVYDSIWGEGDIEEKTLGQV, from the coding sequence GTGCTTGAATTTAAAAATGTGTCAAAGATATATGCGGGCGGTAAAAAAGCTGTAGATAAATTAGATCTATTTATTAATGCGGGTGAATTTATTGTCTTTATCGGACCGAGCGGTTGCGGAAAGACGACAACTATGAAAATGATCAATCGGTTAGTTAAACCGACAGAGGGTAAAATATTGATCAATGGTGAAAATATTATGGAAAAGAACATCGTGCAATTGAGGCGTTCAATTGGATATGTTATTCAACAGATTGGTCTATTTCCTCATATGACCATACGTGAAAATATTGCGCTCGTCCCGCGCCTTATGAAAAAGTCGGTTGAGGAGCGTAACAGCAAGGCAGACGAGCTGATCAAACTCGTGAATATGCCTGAGGAATTTTTGGAGCGCTATCCTCATGAACTTAGCGGTGGGCAACAACAGCGTATTGGCGTGCTTCGCGCGTTAGCGGCTGATCCTCCCCTTATTCTTATGGACGAGCCATTCGGCGCGCTTGATCCGATTACTCGTGACTCGTTACAGGCAGAATTTAAACACCTTCAGAAGGCACTGGGGAAAACAATCATCTTTGTTACACACGATATGGATGAAGCCATTAAACTGGCAGATCGAATTGTAATTATGAAGGCTGGAAAGGTTGTACAGATGGGAACCCCGGACGAGATTCTTAGAAATCCTGCAAATGAATTCGTAGAAGATTTCATCGGGAAGGATCGTCTTCTGCAAGCACAGCAACATATTCAAACAGTTGGGCAAATCATGAATCCGAATCCGATTTCCATCTCAACAGGGGGAACACTTTCCGAGGCGGTTCAGCTTATGCGAGGGCGTCGGGTCGACTCACTCCTTGTTGTTGATGAAAATAATGTTCTAAAAGGTCTTTTGAACGTGGAGATGATAGACAGGGGCCGTAATATGGAAACGTCGGTCGGTGAAGTCATGTCGACGGAACTGACCGTTGTTCAAGAAGATACGCTCCTCCGTGAAGCGACACGTAATATTCTTATACGTGGACTGAAATATGTAGCCGTTGTCGATGAAGAGCGACGATTGGTCGGATTGATTACGAGAACAAACCTAGTGGACATCGTCTATGATTCCATTTGGGGAGAAGGCGATATTGAAGAGAAAACACTGGGTCAAGTGTAA
- a CDS encoding CsbD family protein produces MTNNSFSDKVKGTVNKVKGETKDQIGNATNDASLQAEGKFDKLKGEAQKKVGELKDKFSDTNNR; encoded by the coding sequence ATGACGAACAATAGTTTCTCAGACAAAGTCAAAGGGACAGTAAATAAAGTTAAAGGTGAAACAAAGGATCAGATAGGCAACGCCACAAATGATGCTTCGCTACAAGCCGAAGGTAAGTTTGACAAATTGAAAGGTGAAGCACAAAAGAAAGTCGGAGAACTAAAAGATAAGTTTTCCGATACTAACAATAGATAA
- a CDS encoding osmoprotectant ABC transporter substrate-binding protein — MIGKSIKRIVLPILAATLFMGGCSLPGLGGGNDTIRIATLTHTETSTLGHMIRLMIEKETDLNVEMVENLGTSIIQHQALTNGQVDITAARYTGTDMASILEIEPMSDPEEAMAVVQEEFDKRFDQVWYESYGFQNTYALTVTAALAEKEGLKTVSDVEKVADDLTLGVDNSWLNRAGDGYEGFVDTYGFTFGEALPMSIGLVYQAVNSGKMDVVLAYSTDGRLKAFDLKTLEDDKKFFPPYECSPVTRKDVIEKHPEIDGILKKLAGKIDGETMTRLNYEADVNKKEPAIVAREFLEENNYFN; from the coding sequence ATGATTGGCAAAAGTATAAAAAGAATAGTGCTTCCGATTCTGGCTGCCACTCTGTTTATGGGGGGATGTTCGCTTCCAGGTCTGGGAGGGGGCAATGACACAATTCGGATTGCAACACTTACACATACTGAAACATCGACACTTGGTCATATGATTCGGCTCATGATTGAAAAAGAAACCGATTTGAATGTTGAAATGGTGGAAAACCTGGGAACATCGATTATTCAACACCAAGCGTTGACAAATGGGCAAGTCGATATCACTGCAGCACGCTATACAGGCACCGATATGGCAAGTATTTTAGAAATAGAACCGATGTCGGATCCGGAAGAGGCAATGGCAGTTGTCCAGGAGGAGTTTGATAAACGCTTTGACCAAGTATGGTACGAATCCTATGGTTTCCAAAATACGTACGCACTCACCGTAACAGCTGCCCTCGCTGAAAAAGAAGGGCTTAAAACAGTCTCGGATGTAGAAAAAGTTGCTGATGATTTAACGCTGGGCGTGGACAATTCATGGTTGAACAGGGCGGGTGACGGTTATGAAGGATTCGTTGATACATACGGTTTTACATTTGGAGAAGCATTACCGATGTCCATTGGTCTTGTCTATCAGGCTGTAAATAGTGGCAAGATGGATGTAGTACTTGCATACAGTACGGACGGACGACTGAAAGCATTCGATTTAAAAACGCTGGAAGACGACAAGAAGTTCTTCCCGCCATATGAATGTTCACCTGTGACAAGGAAAGATGTCATTGAAAAGCATCCGGAAATTGATGGAATCCTGAAAAAACTTGCAGGTAAAATTGACGGAGAAACGATGACGCGTTTAAATTACGAGGCAGATGTCAATAAAAAGGAACCGGCAATTGTGGCAAGAGAGTTTCTGGAAGAAAACAACTACTTTAATTAA
- a CDS encoding ABC transporter permease: MEVLQELWAYYTMNGSYVWDQFIRHFLMSAYGVLFAAIVGVPVGILIARFGKLSGWVLSITNIIQTIPALAMLAVLMLAMGLGPNTVVMSLFLYSLLPIIKNTYTGIKSVEKPVLEAGRAMGMTRSQMLFMVELPLSLSVIMAGLRTALVIAIGVATIGAFIGGGGLGSIIIRGTNVTDGAAIILAGAIPTALMAVVADLLMSWLERVLSPANRKAVAKKTSVANPAA; encoded by the coding sequence ATGGAAGTATTACAAGAACTTTGGGCATATTACACAATGAACGGCTCATACGTATGGGATCAATTCATCAGGCATTTCCTTATGTCCGCATATGGCGTCCTGTTCGCAGCCATTGTCGGAGTTCCAGTGGGGATACTCATTGCCAGGTTTGGGAAATTAAGCGGATGGGTATTATCGATAACAAATATTATCCAGACTATTCCGGCGCTTGCTATGCTCGCAGTTTTAATGCTAGCGATGGGGTTAGGGCCTAACACAGTCGTCATGAGTTTATTTTTGTATTCATTGTTGCCAATTATCAAAAACACATATACTGGCATAAAAAGTGTCGAAAAACCTGTTTTGGAGGCCGGCCGTGCAATGGGGATGACACGCAGTCAAATGCTGTTCATGGTTGAGCTTCCTCTTTCATTGTCAGTGATCATGGCAGGTCTACGGACTGCACTTGTCATTGCCATCGGAGTTGCAACAATCGGAGCTTTCATAGGTGGGGGTGGACTTGGTTCCATTATTATCCGGGGAACGAATGTGACGGATGGTGCAGCAATCATTTTGGCAGGAGCGATACCGACCGCATTAATGGCGGTAGTGGCGGACCTCTTGATGAGCTGGCTCGAACGTGTGTTATCTCCAGCAAACCGGAAAGCTGTGGCTAAGAAAACATCGGTGGCAAATCCGGCGGCGTAG
- the tatA gene encoding twin-arginine translocase TatA/TatE family subunit: MSLASIGVPGLIIILVIVLILFGPKKLPEVGAAVGKTLAEFKKSAKDIMEDEEPVVQKETKKTEQL; this comes from the coding sequence ATGAGTTTAGCGAGTATTGGCGTACCGGGTTTAATCATCATTCTTGTTATTGTGCTCATCTTGTTCGGGCCGAAAAAGTTACCTGAAGTGGGAGCTGCGGTAGGGAAGACACTTGCTGAATTTAAGAAATCAGCAAAGGATATTATGGAAGATGAAGAACCAGTGGTCCAAAAGGAAACGAAGAAAACGGAACAACTATGA
- a CDS encoding gluconate 2-dehydrogenase subunit 3 family protein, whose protein sequence is MAEDKKGLSRRDFLKTTGIATGALVGGGLIGGLVGYNVNKEDKVAGTGGHKGGGGEQAAVSNRGLMFFTNMAEFSVLSQAVERIFPEDDLGPGAIGLGVPYFIDNQLAGNYGSNAKEYMQGPFPAGEATQGYQSRLTRAEIFKQGVVRMEEEAKTRFDKGFVDLEGGQMDEIITAFQKNEVDMKGVSSEFFFKLLRQATLEGAYADPIYNGNVNMDAWRMKEFPGNQMTYIAEIENEKFVKYEPLSLSSMEH, encoded by the coding sequence ATGGCAGAAGATAAAAAAGGCTTATCAAGACGGGACTTTCTGAAGACAACAGGAATTGCGACCGGGGCTCTCGTAGGAGGGGGCCTCATCGGTGGTCTGGTCGGCTACAACGTCAACAAGGAAGATAAAGTTGCCGGAACGGGTGGACATAAAGGCGGAGGCGGCGAGCAAGCCGCTGTCAGTAATCGAGGTTTGATGTTCTTTACAAACATGGCAGAGTTCAGTGTTTTGTCTCAAGCAGTTGAACGGATTTTCCCGGAAGACGATCTTGGTCCTGGTGCAATTGGACTTGGGGTTCCGTATTTCATCGACAACCAATTAGCGGGCAATTACGGAAGTAACGCGAAGGAATATATGCAAGGACCGTTCCCAGCGGGTGAAGCGACGCAAGGTTACCAAAGTAGACTGACACGTGCAGAGATTTTCAAACAAGGAGTCGTAAGGATGGAAGAGGAAGCAAAGACGCGATTCGATAAAGGTTTTGTCGATCTCGAGGGAGGCCAGATGGACGAAATCATTACAGCATTCCAAAAAAATGAAGTTGATATGAAAGGCGTGTCATCTGAATTTTTCTTTAAGCTTCTTCGTCAGGCTACACTTGAAGGTGCCTACGCAGATCCAATCTATAATGGCAACGTGAACATGGATGCTTGGCGGATGAAGGAATTCCCGGGCAATCAAATGACCTATATCGCCGAAATTGAAAATGAAAAGTTTGTGAAATACGAACCGCTATCACTTAGCAGTATGGAACATTAA
- a CDS encoding ABC transporter permease subunit, with protein MNGFRVLVQKEWRENTRNFKVLWIPIVFIILGMLEPVTNHFLPEIMKSVGNLPEGAEFAWPELKGEDIFLSLLGQYQLIGILVIILAFMGTISGERKNGTATLLYVRPMSFRNYFLSKWIVVNGIVLGSLWLGFMGAWYYIEILYNHVDALPVFAFIATYSLWLVFVVTVVLVLSAWLPTGGVAGLAILITLIYPIIDSLIGAYWTVSPWKLSIYASYWFNPDSELSGLWMSIYLTVILIVLLILFGIFMSKRNAAKTTV; from the coding sequence ATGAATGGATTTCGCGTGCTAGTGCAAAAAGAATGGCGTGAAAATACTAGGAATTTTAAAGTTTTGTGGATTCCAATTGTCTTTATTATACTCGGCATGTTAGAGCCTGTAACGAATCACTTCTTGCCTGAAATCATGAAAAGTGTCGGCAATCTTCCCGAGGGAGCAGAGTTTGCATGGCCGGAGTTAAAAGGAGAAGATATTTTCCTTTCATTGCTAGGGCAATATCAATTAATCGGCATTCTTGTTATTATTTTAGCTTTCATGGGTACGATTTCAGGAGAGCGAAAAAATGGCACTGCAACATTACTCTATGTACGCCCGATGTCATTCCGAAACTACTTTTTGAGTAAGTGGATTGTTGTCAATGGTATTGTGCTCGGAAGTTTATGGCTCGGCTTTATGGGGGCGTGGTATTACATTGAAATTCTATATAATCATGTAGATGCATTACCGGTTTTTGCATTTATTGCGACATATAGTCTATGGCTAGTTTTTGTAGTCACAGTTGTCTTAGTATTAAGCGCATGGCTTCCGACAGGCGGCGTAGCGGGACTCGCGATTCTTATTACGTTGATCTATCCGATTATCGATTCACTTATCGGCGCTTATTGGACGGTATCCCCGTGGAAATTGTCGATATATGCTTCATACTGGTTCAATCCAGATTCCGAACTGTCAGGTTTGTGGATGAGTATATATCTTACGGTTATACTAATCGTTTTACTGATATTATTTGGCATCTTTATGTCAAAAAGGAATGCAGCTAAAACGACAGTCTAA
- a CDS encoding general stress protein has translation MENKEYIGTFHSIDTILYKITELKAQGYEESDMYAVTKAEDNISMLRGQTDAELLGASDENWLDRFKLFLSGEEPILNAFSRMGFSEQQSRGYYDEVKSGGIALFVKSKVLDEMDSSTERGLSGEQLDGQDGNQQMMDNGGTVPRLNTRNL, from the coding sequence ATGGAAAACAAGGAGTATATAGGTACATTCCATTCTATTGATACAATTTTATACAAAATTACCGAACTGAAAGCGCAAGGCTATGAGGAAAGTGATATGTATGCCGTTACAAAGGCAGAAGATAATATTTCAATGCTCCGAGGACAGACAGATGCCGAACTCCTTGGTGCATCAGATGAAAATTGGTTAGATCGTTTTAAACTATTTTTGAGTGGTGAAGAACCAATTCTGAATGCTTTTTCGCGTATGGGTTTTTCAGAACAACAATCAAGGGGCTATTACGATGAAGTTAAAAGTGGTGGTATTGCGCTATTCGTTAAAAGTAAGGTACTGGATGAGATGGATAGTAGTACAGAACGTGGTCTAAGCGGAGAACAATTGGATGGGCAAGATGGAAACCAACAAATGATGGATAATGGCGGCACAGTTCCACGCCTCAACACGAGAAACTTATGA
- a CDS encoding ABC transporter ATP-binding protein gives MTSLLQVDNLTRKYGDSNAVDAVSFELQEHTATALIGPNGAGKTTTLSMLAGLVSPTDGTIQFQGASKQDIRSIIGFLPQYPKFFPWLSAIEFTEMAARLSGVETRQAIIEAKKTLEFVGLGAAMNKKTGTFSGGMKQRLGLAQAIVHKPKLLLLDEPVSALDPVGRRQVMDLLKELQQETTILYSTHILNDAEEMTDQLLFLRQGKLVEQGSLDEVRARYAEPRIVIEFEGMQELHRFMEATKWQVTSKGLLASINVQTEEVDMVSVLSMLSTGPFLVRKVERQTASLEEIFMKVAVI, from the coding sequence ATGACATCTTTGCTTCAAGTGGATAATTTGACAAGAAAGTATGGCGATAGCAATGCAGTAGATGCTGTCTCGTTTGAGCTTCAGGAACATACAGCGACTGCTTTGATAGGGCCGAATGGAGCTGGGAAGACGACGACACTGTCCATGCTCGCGGGGTTAGTTTCACCGACAGACGGAACGATACAGTTTCAAGGTGCTTCAAAACAGGATATCCGTTCGATTATCGGGTTTCTTCCACAATATCCAAAGTTCTTCCCTTGGTTATCTGCAATTGAATTTACAGAAATGGCTGCAAGGCTAAGTGGGGTGGAAACAAGGCAGGCGATAATTGAAGCGAAAAAGACATTGGAGTTTGTAGGGCTAGGCGCAGCGATGAACAAGAAGACCGGTACTTTTTCCGGGGGGATGAAACAACGGCTGGGCCTTGCGCAAGCGATTGTCCATAAACCCAAGCTACTTTTGCTAGACGAGCCGGTATCTGCCCTCGATCCAGTCGGACGACGTCAAGTGATGGATTTATTGAAAGAATTGCAACAAGAAACGACGATTTTATATTCAACCCATATTTTGAATGATGCAGAAGAAATGACAGATCAGCTGCTGTTCTTGCGGCAGGGAAAACTTGTCGAACAGGGTTCGCTCGATGAAGTGCGTGCGCGCTATGCAGAACCGCGGATTGTTATAGAATTCGAAGGGATGCAAGAGTTGCATCGATTTATGGAAGCAACTAAGTGGCAAGTAACGTCAAAAGGATTACTGGCATCAATCAACGTTCAAACTGAAGAGGTTGACATGGTGTCGGTCTTGTCCATGTTGAGCACGGGACCATTTTTGGTACGAAAAGTTGAAAGGCAGACGGCAAGCCTTGAAGAAATATTCATGAAAGTGGCGGTGATCTGA
- a CDS encoding ABC transporter permease yields the protein MNGLIDFFSQYGSQLAVKTWEHLYISFIALFLGILVAVPLGILLNRIPKVAGFVLGVVGVIQTFPSLAILAFFIPLLGIGKTPAIVALFLYSMLPILRNTFIGVKGVNQDLVEAGRGMGMTAFERTMNVELPLAIPVIMAGVRLSAVYLIGWATLASFIGGGGLGDFIFDGLNLFRTDLIIGGAIPVTLLALLVDFLLGRFELLATPKGLRESRKVVS from the coding sequence ATGAACGGACTTATTGATTTTTTCTCGCAGTATGGAAGCCAACTTGCAGTAAAGACGTGGGAACACCTATATATTTCATTTATCGCACTTTTTCTCGGCATCCTCGTCGCGGTTCCACTCGGTATACTGCTTAATAGAATTCCGAAAGTAGCTGGATTTGTGTTAGGGGTTGTCGGGGTTATCCAAACTTTTCCAAGTCTTGCGATTCTTGCATTTTTCATACCGCTTCTTGGAATCGGAAAAACGCCCGCGATTGTCGCGTTGTTTCTCTATTCAATGTTGCCAATACTTAGGAATACATTCATCGGTGTGAAAGGGGTTAATCAAGACCTCGTAGAAGCGGGGCGCGGTATGGGAATGACGGCATTCGAGCGCACGATGAACGTTGAGCTTCCGCTGGCAATCCCGGTTATTATGGCTGGCGTTAGGCTATCTGCGGTCTATCTAATCGGCTGGGCAACACTTGCCTCGTTCATAGGAGGAGGCGGTCTTGGGGATTTCATCTTTGATGGCCTAAATCTATTTCGGACGGATCTGATTATAGGCGGTGCGATACCAGTTACATTACTCGCACTTTTAGTAGACTTTTTGCTCGGTCGTTTTGAATTACTTGCTACCCCAAAAGGACTGAGGGAAAGTAGAAAAGTGGTTTCTTGA
- a CDS encoding flagellin N-terminal helical domain-containing protein: MLGKWQATGMNIIRNMTMQNNQVMRSMERLSSGMRINRAADDPAGLAISEKMRAQIRGLSMAGRNIQDGISLFQTAEGALNETHTILQRMRELSVQSANGTLTDSDREALSLEFVELKKEITRISTDTEFNTLPLLDGSRSSLKIQAGANAGQSIEFFIGDMSARAIGLSDASITTQSKANDAIELLDNAIKNVSSERSRIGAYTNRLEHAYNNTLVMEENLIAAESRIRDVDIAKEMMALTKANILLQAGQYVLAMHTQQAQSVLQLLKQ, translated from the coding sequence ATGCTTGGAAAATGGCAGGCGACAGGAATGAACATCATCCGCAATATGACTATGCAAAACAATCAAGTAATGCGGTCGATGGAGCGATTATCTTCAGGTATGCGCATAAACAGGGCTGCAGACGATCCAGCAGGATTAGCGATTTCCGAGAAAATGCGGGCGCAAATCCGAGGTCTGTCGATGGCAGGACGCAACATCCAAGATGGTATTTCCCTATTCCAAACAGCTGAAGGTGCTCTAAATGAAACACATACCATATTGCAACGAATGCGTGAACTGAGCGTCCAGTCTGCCAATGGGACTTTGACAGATTCCGATCGTGAAGCCCTCTCTCTCGAATTTGTAGAACTCAAAAAGGAAATCACTCGTATTTCAACAGATACTGAATTCAATACCTTGCCGCTATTAGATGGTTCACGTTCTTCATTGAAGATCCAGGCCGGGGCGAATGCCGGCCAATCAATTGAATTTTTCATTGGTGATATGAGTGCCAGGGCAATCGGTTTGTCTGACGCATCGATCACAACCCAATCCAAGGCTAATGATGCAATTGAATTACTCGACAATGCAATTAAAAACGTATCCTCAGAACGCTCTAGAATAGGCGCCTATACAAACCGACTTGAACATGCATACAACAATACGCTTGTCATGGAAGAAAACTTAATTGCAGCCGAATCCCGCATACGAGATGTCGACATCGCAAAGGAAATGATGGCTCTCACGAAAGCAAATATTCTACTTCAGGCCGGTCAATACGTCCTCGCTATGCATACGCAACAAGCCCAGTCCGTACTACAGCTGTTAAAACAATAA